Below is a window of Camelina sativa cultivar DH55 chromosome 11, Cs, whole genome shotgun sequence DNA.
ACTTTCGTAATTATACATTTACTAGACTAAGCTTCTATGTATTGCAAGTTGTTATGTATAGGACCGCTCTAGGGGAAATGACACAGCTTTAATTCTTTTGTAATTAGACAGTAATTAGGGGCTCAGAAAGAAGTTGTAAATTATCCATCttcaatgaaaaatatatattcattcatcATGAAACTCAActcttctaaaattaaaataatttgactGTTCCTCAACTGTGCACTTCGTAGGAGTTGGCCTGTGGGTCAATGGGCCATGTTATATACTTTACTTTGATATGTATGTAAATCATAAATACTTTTCTATCttacttattaaatattaatggAGATTCATGCAAATgcatcttttcttttcctttttccgtACTGTTATGAAAAAATCGGATAATCCTAGGTGTTATAGAACAAAATAGATACCAAAATCTAACACATGAACcgaagaaaataataagaattatGATTATCTTGTATTGACATTATTTATAAGGTAACTTGAACATGAAGAtgacaaaaacataattatgattaaattatattatcatcTAAGTTTAATAAAGACCAGTGTAATTATTCTATGTACTGGCGTATTATTTTCCTTTCTATTcgtcttttaaaataaatagtataatcaTATATCGTATACCATAAATATGAATCAGTTTTCTTTAGGGTTCTCGCAGCAATGGAAGACCTTGAAATCGCAGTTGGGGGCAATAGTCTCCAGAAGCATCCTCGCCGTCTGCTCTTGACGCACCTCCGCATCTTTCTTCTCCACCAGCACTGCTCCGACGATCTCCGTGAACCCTCTGTCCCCGCCTCCGCCACGAATCATGTAATCAACCAGAGCGGCTTGTACTGGCCCCAAACTTGGGTTATACGCCACTGATTCCATGTACCATCCTCTGTACACACTTCCTTGGCGATCCACCAGCGCGACTCCCGAAGGACACTTGCTGTACGGCGCGTACGATATGTTCGCCGCCACTAGACCCGCGGGCTTCAGATCGGGATAACGGTCAGGGACATCGAAATCGGGACCCGAGAGGGTGAGGCGGTTATAGCGCGGCTCGAGAAGGCGAGGGACGTCTTTTGGAAGCTGACTGTCGGGGCTGAGTCTCTTTGGAAGGAGGCTCTCGAGGCTTACGGTTGATACATTGTCGCCGTTTTGATCCGAGAGTATGATGTTCATCTCAGGCGCCTCGCGGATTTCCTGAAGAAACTGGCGGCAGTGGCCGCACGGAGCTTCCGGAGGGGAGACGGCTAAGTAGTTGAGCTTTTTCTCGAGGTTGAGTGCGAGGTTGGCGACGACGAACTGCGTTGCGTGGATGGAGTGATGGAGAGGCAAACCTGGGAATTCGACGTTGACTCNATTATCATCTAAGTTTAATAAAGACCAGTGTAATTATTCTATGTACTGGCGTATTATTTTCCTTTCTATTcgtcttttaaaataaatagtataatcaTATATCGTATACCATAAATATGAATCAGTTTTCTTTAGGGTTCTCGCAGCAATGGAAGACCTTGAAATCGCAGTTGGGGGCAATAGTCTCCAGAAGCATCCTCGCCGTCTGCTCTTGACGCACCTCCGCATCTTTCTTCTCCACCAGCACTGCTCCGACGATCTCCGTGAACCCTCTGTCCCCGCCTCCGCCACGAATCATGTAATCAACCAGAGCGGCTTGTACTGGCCCCAAACTTGGGTTATACGCCACTGATTCCATGTACCATCCTCTGTACACACTTCCTTGGCGATCCACCAGCGCGACTCCCGAAGGACACTTGCTGTACGGCGCGTACGATATGTTCGCCGCCACTAGACCCGCGGGCTTCAGATCGGGATAACGGTCAGGGACATCGAAATCGGGACCCGAGAGGGTGAGGCGGTTATAGCGCGGCTCGAGAAGGCGAGGGACGTCTTTTGGAAGCTGACTGTCGGGGCTGAGTCTCTTTGGAAGGAGGCTCTCGAGGCTTACGGTTGATACATTGTCGCCGTTTTGATCCGAGAGTATGATGTTCATCTCAGGCGCCTCGCGGATTTCCTGAAGAAACTGGCGGCAGTGGCCGCACGGAGCTTCCGGAGGGGAGACGGCTAAGTAGTTGAGCTTTTTCTCGAGGTTGAGTGCGAGGTTGGCGACGACGAACTGCGTTGCGTGGATGGAGTGATGGAGAGGCAAACCTGGGAATTCGACGTTGACTCCTACGAAGACCCGACCGGATGATCCGAATCCGAGGGCTACGACTTTGAATGTAGAGAATGGCCCACGAACGAGTGGAATCAAAAAGGGAATGTTTGTGGGGTTGTCTCCGGGGGATTTTGCTTCTTCGCGAGTGAAAACAAATTTGGAGGGCTGTGCCATTGTCTATCTCTCTGATTTCGGGTTGTGTTATGAGATCTGTGTTGGGAGATGTGAAGTGAATAAACAAGTCTTGAACTTATTTATAGGTGCGCTGTGTGCATAATGAATCGTACTTTATTAATTGGTGTACGCTAATCACATACGCAACCAACAACACTACGAAATACATAAAAAGTGATTGTGACTTTTTGAAATATCATGATTCCAAGAGTCATGAACCAATTTTTTTCAAGCAGAGTAGTTAGGATATAAAGTAATGAAATGAGGATCGGAGTGGTATATGGCTCAATACTCAATTGTCTTAACACTTaattagtaacatttttttatgtGGTTCGAGTATCtagtaatataaataaaattttctagtTCATGCATATTTGACTCATACTTTTCAAAAGGATTTTACGTCATTCATAGGAAGTCCACTCACGATGACTCAAGAACAAACTTTTTAAACAACTTTCTAggattatttttgtagtttagtaCAGAACAAATGTGGTGAAAACTGGAGACTATAGTCAAAAATAAGTAGTCTTAGCAGTAATATTTTGATGGTTTGAAATTTTGAGATagtaatgtatataaaattttctaaaaaaatatactcaAAATGCTACTTAAAATGTCTATGGTAGATCGTATTTTGAGAGTTGGAATTGTAAATATGAGATGAGAAGTGAGATTAAGTAATGTAATGAAGAGTAGTAACATAGATAAAAATTACTGTAGTGAAGACTAATTGTCCTTAACTTTTATTTAGTAGTAACATTTTAATGGGtgtatatagtaatatatatatagacaaaaattAAACTGCGTCAATTACATACGCAACCTTAAGATAATTACAAAGCTGATTGTGACTAGTAGACTCATTAACCATCTTTTTAAGCAAAGTATTTAGGATATTTAATTAGTATTTAGTTATAATCAAGTTCATGATATACGCACATAtatctttctttgtctttcGAAATTGCAAACTAACACTACCACTTACCAAATATGCATGTGATGTGTGTTTACCTCGGAAGTAAAGAATTACATGCACACACAagaatacaaattacaaacacGATTCTGACTGTATCCGTCATCAAGACTAGCTCATGATTACTCATGAACCATTTACAAAGCAAATACGATTTTTAATTAGTAGTTAGGATTACTTTCGTAGTCTTTATAGAACGTAATATATACTGACGAGTGGTTTTAACTAAAATGAAGTTTGATAGTCTTAATTAATTAGTCACAATTTCATGGTATGCGtagtaaatcaaacaaaacttgGGAATCTTATTCATAAAAGtgataaaaatatctaaaatcaaGTCCATATACATTGTCCTCGCTTGTCTTTGAAATTGAATCTTGTTCAGAAATGAGTAGTTTAGGtgggtttataattttgaacTTAAATGTATGATTTGTTcgaaatataaaacttacacaactcacaaatttaaaattcatatgattttattttcattagttAATTTTTGAGTGAATTATAGatgaaaatttgaaacttttaacGAAAGTAAccttaaatgttttttttttcattataaaaagaaagagaaattaatgaaaagagatattttattttatttacagtTACTCCCCAAAACTTtgtaa
It encodes the following:
- the LOC104721906 gene encoding cytidine deaminase 1-like; translation: MAQPSKFVFTREEAKSPGDNPTNIPFLIPLVRGPFSTFKVVALGFGSSGRVFVGVNVEFPGLPLHHSIHATQFVVANLALNLEKKLNYLAVSPPEAPCGHCRQFLQEIREAPEMNIILSDQNGDNVSTVSLESLLPKRLSPDSQLPKDVPRLLEPRYNRLTLSGPDFDVPDRYPDLKPAGLVAANISYAPYSKCPSGVALVDRQGSVYRGWYMESVAYNPSLGPVQAALVDYMIRGGGGDRGFTEIVGAVLVEKKDAEVRQEQTARMLLETIAPNCDFKVFHCCENPKEN
- the LOC109125226 gene encoding cytidine deaminase 1-like; protein product: MESVAYNPSLGPVQAALVDYMIRGGGGDRGFTEIVGAVLVEKKDAEVRQEQTARMLLETIAPNCDFKVFHCYDNXVNVEFPGLPLHHSIHATQFVVANLALNLEKKLNYLAVSPPEAPCGHCRQFLQEIREAPEMNIILSDQNGDNVSTVSLESLLPKRLSPDSQLPKDVPRLLEPRYNRLTLSGPDFDVPDRYPDLKPAGLVAANISYAPYSKCPSGVALVDRQGSVYRGWYMESVAYNPSLGPVQAALVDYMIRGGGGDRGFTEIVGAVLVEKKDAEVRQEQTARMLLETIAPNCDFKVFHCCENPKEN